A region from the Lolium perenne isolate Kyuss_39 chromosome 4, Kyuss_2.0, whole genome shotgun sequence genome encodes:
- the LOC127332251 gene encoding cytochrome P450 709B2 — translation MLFAVLPAVLAALLALAVSRLWSYAVVRLLWRPRAVASMFREQGVRGPPYRYLRGSNEDIRRMKEEADGVELDVHDHDYLKRALPHFVKWKDQYGGPFLYWFGPKPRICIYNYELVKQILANKSGHFMKNDAHPTFLAMFGKGLVMVEGADWVRHRRVVNPAFAMDKLKMMTRTMVSCAECLIKKWEDQAANNKNREIEVELSNQFQELTADVISRTAFGSSYREGKEVFHAQKELQAIMVATFLDVQIPGFKYLPTKRNIRKWMLQKKLRNTLSEMIQCRVASKESGFGDDLLGLMLEACFAKEQGEEHDKLILSIDEIIDECKTFFFAGHETTSHLLTWTIFLLSVYPEWQQRVREEVRRECGKENPSAEMLSKLKEMTMVLLEALRLYCPLISMLRRPISDIKLGSLNLRKDNEIVIPIPILHRDKEVWGDRASEFDPMRFENGITKAAKIPHAHIGFSIGPRSCIGQNFAMLEAKSMLAMIVQKFSFTLSPKYVHAPADKLSLQPKFGLPVILSPLDVCVYI, via the exons atgtTGTTCGCCGTTCTGCCCGCGGTACTCGCCGCGCTCCTGGCGCTGGCCGTGTCGCGGCTGTGGAGCTACGCCGTGGTGCGCCTCCTGTGGCGGCCTCGCGCGGTGGCCAGCATGTTCCGTGAGCAGGGCGTCCGCGGGCCTCCGTACAGGTACCTGAGGGGCTCCAACGAGGACATCCGGAGGAtgaaggaggaggcggacggcgtggAGCTGGACGTGCACGACCACGACTACCTCAAGAGGGCCCTGCCGCACTTTGTGAAATGGAAGGATCAATACG GAGGGCCATTTCTGTACTGGTTCGGTCCAAAACCTCGAATTTGCATCTACAATTACGAGCTGGTTAAGCAGATTCTCGCAAACAAATCTGGACATTTCATGAAAAATGATGCACATCCGACTTTTCTGGCAATGTTCGGCAAAGGGCTCGTAATGGTGGAAGGCGCAGATTGGGTGCGGCACCGCAGAGTGGTGAATCCAGCTTTCGCCATGGACAAGCTTAAG ATGATGACAAGAACAATGGTTAGTTGTGCTGAATGTTTGATCAAGAAGTGGGAAGACCAGGCTGCCAATAACAAGAACAGAGAGATAGAAGTTGAGTTGAGCAACCAATTTCAAGAGTTGACAGCAGATGTTATATCTCGTACTGCTTTTGGAAGTAGCTACAGGGAGGGCAAAGAAGTATTTCACGCACAGAAAGAACTTCAGGCCATCATGGTGGCAACCTTCCTCGATGTGCAGATACCAGGATTCAA ATATCTCCCTACTAAAAGGAACATACGCAAGTGGATGCTACAAAAGAAGCTTCGGAACACGCTATCTGAGATGATACAATGCCGAGTAGCATCGAAGGAAAGCGGATTTGGAGATGATCTGTTGGGACTGATGCTTGAGGCTTGCTTCGCAAAAGAACAAGGGGAGGAGCACGACAAACTGATTCTGAGTATCGATGAGATCATAGATGAATGCAAGACATTCTTCTTTGCAGGGCATGAAACCACATCACATCTACTTACTTGGACGATCTTCTTGCTAAGTGTGTATCCAGAGTGGCAGCAGCGGGTAAGAGAGGAGGTTCGGAGAGAATGTGGGAAGGAAAATCCTAGTGCAGAAATGCTTAGTAAATTAAAAGAG AtgacaatggtgctccttgaggcACTGAGACTGTATTGCCCTCTTATTTCAATGCTGAGAAGACCTATCTCTGATATCAAACTGGGAAGTCTCAACTTACGTAAAGACAATGAAATTGTCATTCCTATCCCAATACTGCACCGAGACAAGGAGGTCTGGGGTGACAGAGCAAGTGAGTTTGATCCGATGAGGTTTGAGAATGGGATTACAAAAGCAGCAAAGATCCCACATGCTCATATAGGATTCTCTATAGGTCCAAGATCATGCATCGGTCAAAattttgcaatgttggaagccaAGTCGATGCTGGCAATGATCGTGCAGAAGTTCTCCTTTACTCTTTCACCAAAGTATGTCCATGCACCTGCAGATAAATTATCACTTCAGCCTAAGTTCGGTCTTCCTGTAATTTTAAGTCCACTTGATGTATGTGTTTATATATGA